The DNA region GAATCATTTTGGAGGATTTTCTAATTTCTTCTTCAGCATCAGAAGTCAGGGGTGTGGTAAATTTTTTTAAAAATGAATCATGACGTCCCAGGACAATCTTCCTTATAGGCAACCCTTCCCCGGCTTTTTTAATCAAAGAAATACCTTCAACCCCTCCTTCCCTAAAATCAACCATGGTTGTGGTCCCTGTTTGGAGCATATCCTCCATTGAACCTCGCATGGAAGTAATAATATCTTGTGGTGATGATGCACTAAGCAGTTTATGTTTAAGCCCGTGGGGTGGTTTTACAATTTTATCAATGGTTTCTCCATCTCCAATATCCTTGGCCACAGAATCTCCCAAATGAACATGACTATTAATAAGTGAGGGGGATACTATACAACCTTTAGCATCTAATTCCTTCCCTCCCGATGCTTGGGGTGAAACCTCCACAATTAGATTGTCTTCAATTAGAACATTTGCCTTCACTGGTTCCATTTCCGGACCGTAAAGTACCAATCCATTTTTGATGTTAAACATACAAAGATTAGTATATTAAACGGGCTATTTATCCTTTGACTTAATAGATAAAAAATAGATAAATCTGCTTAAAAAAAACAAAATCAAAACCCCTCCCATATTTTGATTGGATATATCTGATTTTTAAAAATTAGTTATTTTTTTTAAATCGATCTTGGGAAAATTAAACTGCAACCCGTAAAACCATAAAAAAAGAAAAATAAGTAAAATAATTCGAATAAAAACGTGAATAAAAACGTTTAAAAAATTTTTCAGTGTCTAGTGGAACTTATATGGTTTTTTTTAAGCTTAAAGGAATTCATAATCTTAATTTTCAATAAAAATATAAAAAGATAATATTTGTTTATTTAAAGTTGAATCTACGAGTTCTAATTCAAATCAGTTTATATTATGATACTTTTTAAGTGATTTAACTCCAATTTTCCCTTTTCCAACACTCTCAATGGCATTCAGCGCTGCTCTTGCACCGGCCAGTGTGGTGACATAGGGTATTCCCAGTTCAACAGCCATCCTCCGGATGTAGTATCCGTCATCTGCAGATTGTTTGCCTGAGGGGGTGTTTATAATCATATCCACTTCCTTGTTAAGGATGGCATCCTGTATATTAGGCGATCCCTGGCTGATTTTGCGTACAATGTCAATATCCACATGTTCATCAACAGCTCTAGCTGTTCCACGGGTGGCGATGAGGTTAAAACCTAGTTTTTTGGCTTTTTCTACAATATCTCTGATTTTATTCTTATCAGCATCACGAACACTTATGAAAATGGTGCCTTTCTGGGGAAGATCCATGCCTGCTGATAGCTGTGCTTTGTAATAGGATATTCCGAAGTTTTCATCGATTCCCATACTTTCCCCAGTTGATTTCATCTCAGGGCCCAGCACAGAATCGGCTTCAGGAAGTTTTATAAAGGGGAATATGGATTCTTTAACTGCCACATGGCTTATTTTAACTTCGTGATTAAGTCCAAAATCTTTTAATTTTTTTCCCATCATTAACTCAGCAGCTATCTTAGCCAGTGGAATACCTACTGCTTTGCTAACGAATGGAACAGTTCTGCTAGCTCGGGGATTGGCTTCTAAGATGTAAACTTGCGGTCTATCCTGTTCATCCATTTTAACTGCATACTGAATATTCATTAAACCCACAACATCCAATTCCAGAGCTAATTTAATGGTATGTTCTTTGATGGTAGTTAGAACATCTTCAGGGATGCTCTGTGGGGGTATAACGCATGCCGAGTCTCCGGAGTGCACTCCTGCCTCTTCAATGTGTTCCATGATCCCTCCAATGAAGACTTCTTCTCCATCTGACAGGGCATCAACATCGATCTCAATGGCATCTTCCAAAAATTTATCCACCAGAATGGGATGTTCCGGAGATATGCGCACTGCTTCCTGCATATACTCCCGGAGTTCATCATCATCATAGACGATTTGCATGGCCCTACCTCCCAGAACATAGGATGGCCTTACCAGAACCGGGAATCCAATTCTAGCAGCTACTTTACGGGCGTCTTCAAATGAATATGCAATTCCATAATCAGCCTGTGGTATTTCCAGTTTATTTAGAACTTTAGTAAACCTTTCCCTGTCTTCAACACGGTCAATACTCTCGTGAGGTGTTCCCAATATCCTAACTCCTTCTTGGGCCAGGGGAACTGCCAGGTTAATGGAAGTTTGACCTCCGAATTGTACCACCACTCCGTATGGTTTTTCCTTGTTGATTATGCCCATAACATCTTCCAGAGTGAGAGGTTCAAAATAGAGCTTGCTGGAGATATCATAATCAGTACTAACTGTTTCAGGGTTATTATTTATTATTATGGTTTCAATACCATCATCTTTAAGTGCCATGGCTGCATGCACGCAGCAATAATCGAATTCGATTCCCTGTCCGATTCTGATGGGTCCTGCTCCAATTATGATGACTTTTTTTTCCTCTGAAACTGCAACTTCATCTTCTTCTTCATAGCAACCATAATAATACGGTGTTTTTGCCTCAAACTCTGCAGCACAAGTGTCAACCATTTTATAGGAAGGGGTTATTCCTTCCTTTTCCCGGGATTCTCTAATGGTTTTCTCATCTAAACCTGTGATTTGGGATATGATACGATCTGAAAAACCCATTTTTTTAGTTTTACGCATTATTTTTGGTTTTAAAATATTTTTTGCACTGATTTTTTCTTCCCATTTTGCGATATTGAGTATTTTATTCAGGAAAAAAGGATCAATTTGAGTTATATCCTGTATTTCTTCAACAGTCATTCCTGATTTCAGGGCACTGTAAACCTGGAAAAGTCGTTGATCAGTGGCGTTTTTAAGTTTTTCTTCATCAAATGCTGTGGTTTCAAAACCATAGCTTCCCACATCCAGACTGCGAATAGCCTTGTGCAAGGATTCTTCCAGTGTACGGCCAATGGCCATTACTTCCCCAGTTGATTTCATCTGCACCCCTATTTCCCTGCTTATTCCCTTGAATTTGTCAAACGGCCAGCGAGGAATTTTGGTGACAATGTAATCCAGGCTGGGTTCGAAAGATGCAGGAGTTTCCTTGGTGATATCATTTTGAATCTCATCCAGAGTCATACCCACTGCAATCTTGGCTGAAATCTTAGCTATAGGGTACCCGGTGGCTTTAGAAGCAAGAGCACTGCTCCTGCTCACTCGAGGATTAACTTCAATAACTTTGTACTCTCCAGTGATGGGGTGAACAGCAAACTGGATGTTACAACCTCCCTGGATTCCCAGAGCACGTATAATTTTGATGGAAGCATTTCTAAGGCGCTGGTTGTCCACGTCAGACAGGGTCTGTGAGGGTGCCACTACAATACTTTCACCAGTGTGAATTCCCATAGGGTCCAGGTTCTCCATGTTACACACAATGATGCAAGTGTCATTTTTATCCCGCATTACCTCGTACTCGAATTCCTTCCAACCCATTACCGATTGATCAATGAGCACCTGGTTGATATAACTCATTTCCAATCCGTGAGTGGTTATTTCTTCCAGTTCCTGACGATTATGGGCTACTCCACCACCAGTTCCCCCCAGAGTAAAGGCAGGTCTTACAATAACGGGATAACCGATTTCTTCCACAGCTTCCAATGCTTGCTCTAATGTGGAAACTGCTTTAGCCTTAGGAACAGGTTCATTAAGCCTCTTCATGAAGCTATCAAAAAGGTCACGATCTTCAACATTTTTAATGGTTTCAACAGAAGATCCGATGACTTTAACTCCTTCCAGGGCACCTATGGCTTCCAGACCCGTGGCAACGTTCAAACCAGTCTGCCCTCCCATGGTGGGTAGTATGGCATCCGGGTTTTCCTTTTCAATAATCTTGGCAACAATTTCAGGGGTGAGAGGCTCCACATAAACCTCATCAGCCATGTCAATATCAGTCTGGATGGTTGCTGGGTTACTGTTCACCAGTACAGTTTCAATACCCTCTTCCTGGAGGGATTTACAGGCTTGAGAACCAGAATAATCGAATTCAGCTGCCTGGCCGATTTGAATGGGTCCTGAGCCAATAATGAGTACCTTCCTAATTTCTTCGTCCCGCGGCATTTATAATCCTCTTTATCCTCTTAATGGCTATTCATTTTCATATTCAAATATTATCAGTGCTTTGAATTTTTATCCAATATTTCAATACCAGTTTTCTTTTTTTATTCTTGTTATTCCTCAAATTCTAGTTATTTCAATAATTTTTAAGGTTTTCCACGAAGTTGTTGAAGTAGTAATCAGTGTCATGGGGTCCGGGCCCTGCTTCTGGATGGTACTGTACACTGGATATGGGGAGTTCCTGGTGTTTTATTCCCTCAACCGAGCCATCATTAAGGTTTACTTGGGTCACTTCAATGGGTAGGTCGTTACATGATTCAGGATCAATGGTAAAACCATGATTCTGTGAGGTTATGGAAACCTTACCAGTTTTCAAATCCTTTACCGGTTGATTTATTCCCCGATGTCCGAATTTCATTTTATAGATTTTCGCACCAAAAGCTAGGGAAATAATCTGCTGCCCTAAACAAATTCCAAAAATGGGGAGTCTTTCTGAAAGCTTTCGCACGGTACTTATAGCTTCTTTAACTCGGGTAGGATCTCCAGGTCCACTTGAGACTAAAAGTGCTCCTGGGTCGTAGTCCATGATTTCCTGAGGAGAAGTGTTATAAGGTAAAACAACCACTCCAACTTCTCTTTTTAAAAGAGCGTTTATACTATTGTTTTTTATTCCACAGTCAAGTATTACAGCTCTTTGTTTGTATTCCTCACCCAGTATGCGTGTTTTGGTGACGGACACCTCTTCAACCAGGTCCAGTTCTTCAATTCCTGGCTGATTTCGGGCCATTTCCAGGAGTTCATCATCCTCAATCTCTTCAGTAGCCAGAGCTCCTTTCATGGTTCCGTGTTTCCGAATTTTAATGGTAACCGAACGAGTATCTATTTGACTGATCCCTGGAATTTTATATTCTTCTAAAAAGTCAGATAGGTTCTTTTCAGATAGACCATGGGATGGATATGGATTTTCTTCTCTTACAATAAATCCTTCTGCTTTTATTCCATTAGATTGGAACCAATCTTCTGACACACCATAATTACCTTGCAAAGGATAGGTGGACATTAAAATCTGACCCTTGTAAGATGGATCAGTAAGAGATTCAACATAGCCTGTCATGCCAGTGGCAAAAACCACTTCTCCTGTCTTAATTGTGCAGTACCCGAATCCTTCTCCTTTCAGTATGGTGCCATCCTCTAAAGCTAACTTGGCCTCTTCTCGCATTAAATCACCGTGATTACCACTATTTTAATGGGATCAGCATTATTACGTGGTTATCTTTTGTTAATTTGATATATTTTTTGATAAGACTTCTGATAAGATCTAACAGGATAATTTATGCTATAACTTGATTAATTTCCATTTTTTAGTAGAATACGCTTTTTTTGCAAAAATTACCATATTTTGTTAGGGTATGAATCAAATTTTATCTATTTATCATTTATCTGAAGTATCTATCTGAAGTAAATCTATCCACTTATTAATCTATTTGTCTAATCATTTAAGAAATTTTTTTTAGATGTTTTATACAAATATATTCTGAAAATTTCTGAATCAAAATTATTCGGAATATTGAATTTCTTTCACAGGACTATTCTAGAACAACTCAGATTGTTTTTAGAACTCTGTTTCACTCTTTGAAATATTTTCTATTGCTCTAGATTCCCCTAATTCCTTCAAGATTTTTGCCATAACCACTGCATCTTCCCCATCTTCATAATAATCTTTTAAGGGAGTTTTCTCAATGAAGCCCAACTTCTGGTAAAATTTACGGGCTTTTAGATTTGATTTTCTCACTTCCAGACGAATAGTTTTTACACCATATTTGCGGAAAATTTCAATGGCTGTTTCAACTAATTCTGTTCCAATTTTCTGCCTGTGATATTCTTTATCCACTGCAATGGAGATGATATGACCCTCATCTTCAAATCTGATCCAAAATATAATATAGCCCACCACCATATTATCTTGCTGGGCCACCAAAAATCCTGCACCTAAGTTATAGATATCAACCAGAACATGGGCAGGGTAAGGGTCGTCAAAGGATGCTAATTCAATTTCCATGACTCTTTTCAGGTCTGGACGTTTGAATTCTCTTATTATCATGAAGTTCTCATCTCTCTGGATTCATAAGTGATAAAAATGTGGAATGACTTTGCTGAGTACATTTATAGGAACTACTACCAGTCTTCACTCATTGTGGAAGTTGGAGTTGGACACTTTAAGCAGGTGGTATGCAACTTGAAGGAACATCTTAAGGTGGATATCATCATGACGGATATTAAACCTTACCATGACCAGATCATCTTAGATGATATTAGGCAACCTGACTTAAAAATATATAAGGATGCTGGGCTCATCTACTCCATAAGACCTCCAGAAGAATTACACCCCCATCTGGAAAAACTCTGTCAAAGAACGGGTGCTGATCTAATTATAAAACCCTTATCAACAGATTCTATTAATACCCATGAGGAAATGGAGTTGATTAATTATAAAAAGGCATTTTTTTATAAACTCAATTTCAAATAAAAGATGAAAAGAGGATTATACTCAGTAGGGCTGCTTTTGATTGGGTAGTGATACATAATCTTTATTTAATCTTTTGGTGCGTGATTAAACGAGTGATATAATCCCATAACCCTAATGCTTCTAATTAATTCAATATATTCAATATAATAATAGCAAATGCCAAAATTATTATTAAATATAAAAACATTAATCAAATGTATAAATTATTTTTGTATAAATTATTTTCAGGTTTTTAGGTGTGCGTTTTCATGAAATGGAAGAATTTAAGTGTAGATGAAACTTTAAAAACTCTTAATTCCAGTAGAGATGGTTTAAGCAGTACTGAGGCTCAAAAACGTTTATTGGAATATGGAAAAAACGAACTGGTCGAGGATAAAAAAGCAGGGCCTATTTCCATATTTTTAGGGCAATTTAAGGACATTCTCATCTTGATCCTGATTATAGCAGCCATAGCCGCGTATTACGTAGGGGACACCTTGGATGCTATAGTCATATTGATTGTGGTATTCATCAATGCTGTGGTGGGATTCATCCAGGAATACCGTGCTGAGAAGGCCATGGAAAAACTTAAAGATATGATATCCAGCGAAGCAGTGGTTATAAGGGATGGTCATCAGCAGAAAGTACCTGCAGGAGACCTAACTCTGGGGGATATTGTTATTTTAGAAGAGGGGGATAATGTTCCAGCGGATCTCAGGATAATTGAAAGCTACGATCTCCTGGTGGATGAGTCAGCTATGACTGGAGAATCATTACCTGTTGAAAAACATTCAGAGGTGATATCCGTTGATGATCATGGAGCAGAAAACATGGCATTCATGGAAACGGATGTTTCTTCCGGCAGGGGAAAGGGTGTAGTGGTTGAAATTGGAATGGACACCGAGATTGGCAAAATCGCAGAGATGATCCAGGAAGAGGAAGAAAAAACACCACTGCAGAAAAAAATAGCCAGTTTAGGAAAGATCCTGGGACTGCTGGCAGTTTTAGTATGTTCAGTG from Methanobacteriaceae archaeon includes:
- the carB gene encoding carbamoyl-phosphate synthase large subunit — translated: MPRDEEIRKVLIIGSGPIQIGQAAEFDYSGSQACKSLQEEGIETVLVNSNPATIQTDIDMADEVYVEPLTPEIVAKIIEKENPDAILPTMGGQTGLNVATGLEAIGALEGVKVIGSSVETIKNVEDRDLFDSFMKRLNEPVPKAKAVSTLEQALEAVEEIGYPVIVRPAFTLGGTGGGVAHNRQELEEITTHGLEMSYINQVLIDQSVMGWKEFEYEVMRDKNDTCIIVCNMENLDPMGIHTGESIVVAPSQTLSDVDNQRLRNASIKIIRALGIQGGCNIQFAVHPITGEYKVIEVNPRVSRSSALASKATGYPIAKISAKIAVGMTLDEIQNDITKETPASFEPSLDYIVTKIPRWPFDKFKGISREIGVQMKSTGEVMAIGRTLEESLHKAIRSLDVGSYGFETTAFDEEKLKNATDQRLFQVYSALKSGMTVEEIQDITQIDPFFLNKILNIAKWEEKISAKNILKPKIMRKTKKMGFSDRIISQITGLDEKTIRESREKEGITPSYKMVDTCAAEFEAKTPYYYGCYEEEDEVAVSEEKKVIIIGAGPIRIGQGIEFDYCCVHAAMALKDDGIETIIINNNPETVSTDYDISSKLYFEPLTLEDVMGIINKEKPYGVVVQFGGQTSINLAVPLAQEGVRILGTPHESIDRVEDRERFTKVLNKLEIPQADYGIAYSFEDARKVAARIGFPVLVRPSYVLGGRAMQIVYDDDELREYMQEAVRISPEHPILVDKFLEDAIEIDVDALSDGEEVFIGGIMEHIEEAGVHSGDSACVIPPQSIPEDVLTTIKEHTIKLALELDVVGLMNIQYAVKMDEQDRPQVYILEANPRASRTVPFVSKAVGIPLAKIAAELMMGKKLKDFGLNHEVKISHVAVKESIFPFIKLPEADSVLGPEMKSTGESMGIDENFGISYYKAQLSAGMDLPQKGTIFISVRDADKNKIRDIVEKAKKLGFNLIATRGTARAVDEHVDIDIVRKISQGSPNIQDAILNKEVDMIINTPSGKQSADDGYYIRRMAVELGIPYVTTLAGARAALNAIESVGKGKIGVKSLKKYHNIN
- the carA gene encoding glutamine-hydrolyzing carbamoyl-phosphate synthase small subunit, encoding MREEAKLALEDGTILKGEGFGYCTIKTGEVVFATGMTGYVESLTDPSYKGQILMSTYPLQGNYGVSEDWFQSNGIKAEGFIVREENPYPSHGLSEKNLSDFLEEYKIPGISQIDTRSVTIKIRKHGTMKGALATEEIEDDELLEMARNQPGIEELDLVEEVSVTKTRILGEEYKQRAVILDCGIKNNSINALLKREVGVVVLPYNTSPQEIMDYDPGALLVSSGPGDPTRVKEAISTVRKLSERLPIFGICLGQQIISLAFGAKIYKMKFGHRGINQPVKDLKTGKVSITSQNHGFTIDPESCNDLPIEVTQVNLNDGSVEGIKHQELPISSVQYHPEAGPGPHDTDYYFNNFVENLKNY
- the rimI gene encoding ribosomal protein S18-alanine N-acetyltransferase, encoding MIIREFKRPDLKRVMEIELASFDDPYPAHVLVDIYNLGAGFLVAQQDNMVVGYIIFWIRFEDEGHIISIAVDKEYHRQKIGTELVETAIEIFRKYGVKTIRLEVRKSNLKARKFYQKLGFIEKTPLKDYYEDGEDAVVMAKILKELGESRAIENISKSETEF